The following proteins are co-located in the Polymorphospora rubra genome:
- a CDS encoding polyprenyl synthetase family protein translates to MTIELVRDTDLDELRARCDLALAGYLDRQDADWPDGAPRGVFDTLRRFVLAGGKRLRPLFCYWGWRGAGEPDRPEIVSAAAALELFHAFALIHDDIMDGSDQRRGEPSVHQLFADLHTRLSWRGDPGAYGRSAALLCGDLCAAWADQMFHESGLPPERIHDGYAVYCAMRTEVIAGQYLDLVSGVGDGSVASALTVIRMKAARYTVTRPLQIGAGLAGAGPELLDAYAAFGDPLGDAFQLRDDVLGVFGDPAVTGKSILDDLREGKPTVMMALARDSADRAQAVRLRALFGNPQLDAEGAADLRTIIVETGALDRIEQMIKVYGDAALAALADAPVAAEARAALAALARSVVDRQR, encoded by the coding sequence ATGACGATCGAACTCGTACGCGACACCGACCTCGACGAGTTGCGGGCCCGGTGCGACCTCGCGCTCGCCGGCTATCTGGACCGGCAGGACGCGGACTGGCCGGACGGTGCGCCCCGTGGTGTCTTCGACACCCTGCGTCGTTTCGTGCTGGCCGGCGGCAAGCGGCTGCGGCCGCTGTTCTGTTACTGGGGCTGGCGTGGGGCGGGCGAGCCCGACCGGCCGGAGATCGTGTCGGCGGCCGCGGCGCTGGAGCTGTTCCACGCGTTCGCCCTGATCCACGACGACATCATGGACGGCAGCGACCAGCGGCGCGGCGAACCGTCGGTGCACCAGCTCTTCGCCGACCTGCACACCCGGCTGTCGTGGCGGGGCGACCCCGGCGCGTACGGCCGCAGCGCGGCGCTGCTCTGCGGCGACCTCTGCGCGGCGTGGGCCGACCAGATGTTCCACGAGTCCGGGCTGCCCCCCGAACGGATCCACGACGGGTACGCCGTCTACTGCGCGATGCGCACCGAGGTGATCGCCGGGCAGTACCTGGACCTGGTGTCCGGGGTCGGGGACGGTTCGGTGGCCAGCGCGTTGACGGTGATAAGGATGAAGGCGGCCCGCTACACCGTCACCCGGCCGCTGCAGATCGGGGCGGGGCTGGCCGGGGCCGGTCCCGAACTGCTCGACGCCTACGCCGCGTTCGGCGACCCGCTCGGTGACGCCTTCCAGTTGCGCGACGACGTGCTCGGCGTCTTCGGCGACCCGGCGGTGACCGGGAAGTCGATACTGGACGATCTGCGCGAGGGCAAGCCGACGGTGATGATGGCGCTGGCCCGGGACAGCGCCGACCGGGCCCAGGCGGTCCGGCTGCGGGCGTTGTTCGGCAACCCGCAGTTGGACGCCGAGGGCGCGGCCGACCTGCGGACGATCATCGTCGAGACGGGCGCCCTCGACCGGATCGAACAGATGATCAAGGTGTACGGCGACGCGGCCCTCGCGGCGCTCGCCGACGCCCCGGTGGCCGCCGAGGCCCGGGCCGCGCTGGCCGCGTTGGCCCGGTCCGTGGTCGATCGACAGCGGTGA
- a CDS encoding O-antigen ligase family protein: MNDGDRQALRRAPGGGTPSGDTPARPDPSGTGPDRPGRPGRTATVLTGLAALAAAATAVVAGLAMAGGDRMGMVLPLAAVTGLLVAALAVTRFAAYVLLMLAVRSCVDLFKLSGPTAGRAAGGEATRAMDPSTLLAVLFLLAAGLWLAAQLRRDGRLRGSPLGLAMLLVGATCLVSALGAGHRMPSLLEALRILTVVVMFVVLEQLIPDTRAARRVLLACYASLVLALGYTVVMSVVGQPPSEVKGSFTRISGPFSQSTTFGRYLMFMVIFGFGIHRFLGRRWRIGLTVLLTASLGFLLLTNTRSAILGAAIGLVVVAVLHRSRKMLVGLVVVAVAGVALLPAVGERFAQITQERAVGGGPTGNTLAWRVSYWTDIVTLANRNPVTGIGPNMTQRETAEAKKPHNDFLRAYVETGALGLLAYLAMIVLILHTAREALRRAPPGSLDRGIAVGFAGCAVAFVAVSAASNVISNVVTLWYLFAFAAAASAVARTPVGAGPAGPTVPAVAGPGGATST, encoded by the coding sequence GTGAACGACGGCGACCGGCAGGCCCTGCGGCGGGCGCCCGGCGGCGGTACGCCGTCCGGGGACACTCCGGCGCGCCCGGACCCGTCCGGCACCGGCCCCGACCGGCCGGGTCGCCCGGGGCGGACCGCCACGGTGCTGACCGGACTGGCCGCGCTGGCCGCCGCGGCGACCGCCGTGGTGGCCGGGCTCGCGATGGCCGGCGGCGACCGGATGGGCATGGTCCTGCCCCTGGCCGCGGTCACCGGGCTGCTGGTGGCGGCCCTCGCGGTCACCCGCTTCGCCGCGTACGTCCTGCTGATGCTCGCCGTCCGGTCCTGCGTCGACCTGTTCAAGCTCAGCGGCCCGACGGCCGGCCGGGCCGCCGGCGGCGAGGCCACCCGGGCGATGGACCCGTCGACCCTGCTCGCGGTCCTCTTCCTGCTCGCCGCCGGGCTCTGGCTCGCCGCCCAGCTGCGCCGCGACGGCCGGCTGCGCGGCTCACCGCTCGGCCTGGCCATGCTGCTGGTCGGCGCGACCTGCCTCGTCAGCGCACTGGGTGCCGGCCACCGGATGCCCAGCCTGCTGGAGGCGCTGCGGATCCTGACCGTGGTCGTCATGTTCGTGGTGCTCGAACAGCTCATCCCGGACACCCGGGCGGCGCGGCGGGTGCTGCTCGCCTGCTACGCCTCGCTCGTGCTGGCACTGGGCTACACCGTGGTCATGTCGGTCGTCGGCCAGCCGCCGTCGGAGGTCAAGGGCAGCTTCACCCGGATCAGCGGGCCGTTCAGCCAGTCGACCACCTTCGGCCGCTACCTCATGTTCATGGTCATCTTCGGCTTCGGCATCCACCGTTTCCTCGGCCGCCGCTGGCGGATCGGGTTGACCGTGCTGCTCACCGCCTCGCTCGGCTTCCTGCTGCTGACCAACACCCGCAGCGCCATCCTCGGCGCCGCGATCGGGCTGGTCGTGGTCGCCGTACTGCACCGCAGCCGGAAGATGCTCGTCGGGCTGGTCGTGGTCGCCGTCGCCGGGGTGGCGCTGCTGCCGGCGGTCGGCGAACGGTTCGCCCAGATCACCCAGGAGCGCGCGGTCGGCGGCGGCCCGACCGGCAACACGCTGGCGTGGCGGGTCTCCTACTGGACCGACATCGTCACGCTGGCCAACCGCAACCCGGTCACCGGCATCGGCCCGAACATGACCCAGCGGGAGACCGCCGAGGCCAAGAAGCCGCACAACGACTTCCTGCGGGCGTACGTCGAGACCGGGGCGCTCGGCCTGCTCGCCTACCTCGCCATGATCGTGCTGATCCTGCACACCGCCCGGGAGGCCCTGCGCCGGGCACCGCCGGGCAGCCTCGACCGGGGGATCGCGGTCGGGTTCGCCGGCTGCGCCGTGGCGTTCGTCGCGGTGAGCGCCGCGTCCAACGTCATCTCCAACGTGGTCACCCTGTGGTATCTGTTCGCCTTCGCCGCCGCGGCGAGCGCCGTCGCCCGTACCCCGGTGGGTGCCGGGCCCGCCGGCCCGACCGTCCCGGCGGTGGCCGGGCCGGGCGGCGCAACGTCAACCTGA
- a CDS encoding glycosyltransferase family 4 protein, protein MESPLRPIPRQRSTREPVARPEPDPGWRPLRIAMIGQKGMPATYGGIERHVEELASRLVGLGHEVTVYCRPSYGSVPVDAYRGVRLRQVRTIASKHLDAIVHSTTSTLAAIGDRPDIVHYHGLGPGLVAPLPRYLSRARVVLTVHGLDNQRAKWGRLARTVLDTAHWFSGHVPNERVAVSRGLAAHYDSHFGASARYIANGVTAGRQLPARQITARFGLTPDGYLLLVGRLVPEKAADLLVRAFRRIQTDLKLAIVGGSSFSDDFVARLRAEADGDPRVVFTGFAYGDLLAELYSNAAAFVQPSRLEGLPLTLLEAASYDLPVVASDIPPHVEVLEHDGPGRRLFTDGDEAGLVAALTRLVADPAAERAGARELGDRVRAEYTWDGAARELERLYLDLARPVRRRGRATRPTAGAATAG, encoded by the coding sequence ATGGAATCACCGCTGCGCCCGATACCGCGCCAGCGGTCCACCCGCGAGCCGGTGGCCCGGCCCGAGCCCGACCCCGGATGGCGCCCGCTGCGGATCGCGATGATCGGACAGAAGGGCATGCCGGCGACGTACGGCGGAATCGAACGCCACGTCGAGGAGTTGGCCAGCCGCCTGGTCGGTCTCGGCCACGAGGTGACCGTCTACTGCCGGCCCAGCTACGGTTCGGTGCCGGTGGACGCCTACCGGGGCGTCCGGCTGCGCCAGGTCCGCACGATCGCCAGCAAACACCTCGACGCGATCGTGCACTCGACCACCTCCACCCTCGCCGCCATCGGCGACCGGCCGGACATCGTGCACTACCACGGGCTCGGTCCCGGCCTGGTCGCGCCGCTGCCCCGCTATCTCTCCCGGGCCCGGGTGGTGCTCACGGTCCACGGCCTGGACAACCAGCGCGCGAAGTGGGGCCGGCTGGCGCGTACGGTGCTGGACACCGCGCACTGGTTCAGCGGACACGTGCCCAACGAACGGGTCGCCGTCTCGCGCGGGCTGGCCGCCCACTACGACAGCCACTTCGGCGCCTCCGCCCGCTACATCGCGAACGGGGTCACCGCCGGCCGGCAGTTGCCGGCCCGGCAGATCACCGCCCGCTTCGGCCTGACCCCGGACGGCTACCTGCTGCTGGTCGGCCGGCTGGTGCCGGAGAAGGCGGCCGACCTGCTCGTCCGGGCGTTCCGCCGGATCCAGACCGACCTGAAGCTGGCGATCGTCGGCGGCTCGTCGTTCTCCGACGACTTCGTGGCCCGGCTGCGCGCCGAGGCCGACGGTGACCCGCGCGTGGTGTTCACCGGGTTCGCGTACGGCGACCTGCTCGCCGAGCTCTACAGCAACGCCGCCGCCTTCGTGCAGCCGTCCCGGCTGGAAGGGCTGCCGCTGACCCTGCTGGAGGCCGCCTCGTACGACCTGCCGGTCGTCGCCAGCGACATCCCGCCGCACGTCGAGGTGCTCGAGCACGACGGACCCGGCCGTCGGCTCTTCACCGACGGTGACGAGGCCGGCCTGGTCGCGGCGCTGACCCGGCTGGTCGCCGACCCGGCCGCCGAACGCGCCGGCGCCCGCGAACTCGGTGACCGGGTACGCGCCGAGTACACCTGGGACGGCGCCGCCCGCGAACTCGAACGGCTCTATCTCGATCTCGCCCGCCCGGTCCGCCGCCGGGGCCGCGCGACCCGCCCGACGGCCGGGGCCGCCACCGCCGGGTGA
- a CDS encoding Wzz/FepE/Etk N-terminal domain-containing protein: protein MEIVDYLRVARRRLWVLVAVPVVATGAAAAIVLLAPQQYVGTAYVAAPALVGGSAAQQYTGTQAANQFVASFAAAATSPRVVEQVAGDTGVRPATLRDGIAVEQVGASSQLELTFTTPNRSTVVPVLESTTRRALTFLFSSQVAIATQQVEAARADVTAATTAISEWERENRVSQPDKIYQATLNEMATLRQQQLSMQAVGNGRGASAAAAAIAAGQKRLDEIGPKLPDYQALLAQRDAATSALARAREALQGANAQLQAADPAQATSISAAAPVSRIRGLVGTALPVGAAGLLVAVVLVALLELLSRQRTTPAPAAAATPADAPAAEPESGPARPATGRVAGGPLRSVPLGKSEGPAVPGARRPIADDDTVTLPAIGSTGPIPPGRRGPNR, encoded by the coding sequence GTGGAGATCGTCGACTACCTGCGGGTGGCCCGTCGGCGGCTGTGGGTCCTGGTCGCCGTGCCGGTGGTCGCGACCGGGGCGGCGGCGGCCATCGTGCTGCTCGCCCCGCAGCAGTACGTCGGCACCGCCTACGTGGCGGCGCCCGCGCTCGTCGGCGGCAGCGCCGCCCAGCAGTACACCGGAACCCAGGCCGCCAACCAGTTCGTGGCCTCGTTCGCCGCCGCCGCCACCTCGCCCCGGGTCGTCGAGCAGGTCGCCGGCGACACCGGCGTACGCCCCGCGACGCTGCGGGACGGGATCGCCGTGGAGCAGGTCGGCGCGAGCAGCCAGCTCGAACTGACCTTCACCACGCCGAACCGGTCCACCGTCGTGCCGGTGCTGGAGTCGACCACCCGGCGGGCCCTGACGTTCCTGTTCTCCTCCCAGGTCGCGATCGCCACCCAGCAGGTCGAGGCGGCCCGCGCCGACGTCACCGCGGCGACGACCGCGATCAGCGAGTGGGAGAGGGAGAACAGGGTCTCCCAGCCGGACAAGATCTATCAGGCCACCCTCAACGAGATGGCGACCCTGCGCCAGCAGCAGCTCTCGATGCAGGCGGTCGGCAACGGCCGGGGGGCCAGCGCGGCGGCGGCGGCCATCGCCGCCGGGCAGAAGCGGCTCGACGAGATCGGCCCGAAGCTGCCGGACTACCAGGCGCTGCTGGCCCAGCGGGACGCCGCGACCAGCGCCCTGGCCCGGGCCCGGGAGGCGCTCCAGGGCGCCAACGCCCAGCTCCAGGCCGCCGACCCGGCGCAGGCGACCAGCATCAGCGCCGCCGCCCCGGTGTCGCGGATACGCGGCCTGGTCGGCACCGCCCTGCCGGTCGGCGCGGCGGGTCTGCTCGTCGCCGTAGTCCTGGTCGCCCTGCTGGAACTGCTCTCCCGCCAGCGCACCACCCCGGCGCCCGCCGCCGCGGCCACCCCGGCGGACGCTCCCGCCGCCGAACCGGAGTCCGGCCCGGCCCGGCCGGCCACCGGCCGGGTCGCCGGCGGCCCGCTGCGGTCGGTACCGCTCGGCAAGTCGGAGGGGCCCGCCGTACCCGGCGCCCGCCGGCCGATCGCCGACGACGACACCGTCACCCTGCCCGCCATCGGCTCGACCGGCCCCATTCCACCGGGCCGGCGCGGACCGAACCGGTGA